Proteins encoded in a region of the Quercus lobata isolate SW786 chromosome 8, ValleyOak3.0 Primary Assembly, whole genome shotgun sequence genome:
- the LOC115955624 gene encoding conserved oligomeric Golgi complex subunit 5, translated as MASPASPLQRSNPSPLQRLSTFTNPTFSTTTTNIATATSALDSIASDPILSAFLSPSFSTTSFSSAALSSGSPASTAEKLHSAIRLLDSQLRHEVLSRHDDLLSQLSSLHHANVALSTLRSSVSSLQSSIRKVRSDLSDPLRSINSQTIQLSNLHSTSHLLGHSLRALRLSKKLRDLASVDDTEKLDLAKAAQFHSEILALYNEYDLAGIDVVEEELKFVKEIGEKLRSEAMKVLERGMEGLNQAEVGTGLQVFYNLGELRATVEQLVNRYKGMAVKSIGAALDMKAITGSGAVFGPGGVRGSGTPQIGGGAKAREALWQRMGSCMEQLHSIVVVVWHLQRVLSKKRDPFTHVLLLDEIIQEGDSMLTDRVWEALVKAFASQMKSAFTASSFVKEIFTMGYPKLFSMIENLLERISRDTDVKGVLPAISSEGKDQMVAAVEIFQTAFLALCLGRLSDLVNTVFSVSSRGNVPTKEHISRIISRIQEEIEAVQLDGHLTLLVLREIGKVLILLAQRAEYQISTGPEARQVSAPATAAQLKNFTLYQHLQEIHTRISSMITGLPSIAADVLSPSLGAIYGVACDSVTSLFQAMLERLESCILQIHDQNFGVHGMDAAMDNNASPYMEELQKCILHFRSEFLSRLLPSSTNAASAGTETICSRLVRNMASRVLIFFIRHASLVRPLSESGKLRMARDMAELELAVGQNLFPVEQLGAPYRALRAFRPLIFLETSQLVSSPLLHDLPLSVILHHLYSRGPEDLQSPLQRNKLTNVQYSLWLDSQGEDQIWKGIKATLDDYAANVRARGDKEFSPVYPLMLQLGSSLTKNAPAS; from the exons atggcctcACCGGCATCTCCACTTCAGAGATCCAACCCTTCTCCTCTCCAGCGCCTCTCCACCTTCACCAACCCAACCTtctcaaccaccaccaccaacatcgCCACCGCCACGTCAGCACTCGACTCCATAGCCTCCGACCCCATTCTCTCCGCCTTCCTCTCCCCATCCTTCTCCACCACTTCGTTCTCCTCCGCCGCCCTCTCCTCCGGCTCACCAGCCTCCACCGCCGAGAAACTCCACTCCGCGATCCGACTCCTCGACTCTCAGCTCCGCCACGAGGTTCTCTCTCGCCACGACGACCTCCTCTCCCAGCTCTCCTCTCTCCACCACGCTAACGTCGCACTCTCCACCCTCCGCTCCTCCGTTTCCTCCCTCCAATCCTCCATCCGCAAAGTCCGATCCGATCTCTCCGACCCGCTCCGATCCATTAACTCCCAAACGATCCAACTCTCCAACCTCCACTCCACCTCTCACCTCCTCGGCCACTCACTCCGCGCTCTCCGCCTCTCCAAGAAGCTCCGCGACCTCGCCTCCGTCGACGACACCGAAAAACTCGATCTCGCCAAGGCTGCACAGTTCCACTCCGAGATCCTCGCGCTTTACAACGAGTATGACCTCGCCGGCATCGATGTAGTCGAAGAAGAGCTCAAATTCGTTAAGGAAATCGGGGAGAAACTCCGATCCGAAGCAATGAAGGTGTTGGAGAGAGGAATGGAGGGATTGAATCAAGCTGAAGTAGGAACAGGATTGCAGGTTTTCTATAATTTAGGGGAACTGAGAGCTACAGTGGAGCAATTGGTGAATAGGTATAAGGGAATGGCAGTGAAGAGCATAGGTGCGGCATTGGATATGAAGGCGATAACGGGATCTGGGGCGGTGTTTGGGCCGGGAGGAGTGAGAGGAAGTGGGACGCCGCAGATAGGCGGAGGGGCGAAGGCGAGGGAGGCATTGTGGCAGAGAATGGGGAGTTGTATGGAACAGTTGCATTCCATAGTGGTAGTAGTGTGGCATTTGCAGAGAGTCTTGTCCAAGAAAAGGGATCCCTTTACTCACGTTTTGCTGCTTGATGAGATCATTCAG GAAGGTGATTCTATGTTAACAGATCGAGTCTGGGAGGCACTTGTGAAGGCTTTTGCAAGTCAAATGAAGTCAGCTTTCACTGCATCAAGTTTTGTTAAAGAGATATTTACTATGGGATATCCCAAACTCTTCTCCATGATAGAAAATCTTCTTGAAAGAATTTCACGTGATACAGATGTCAAAGGGGTTTTACCTGCTATCAGTTCAGAGGGGAAGGATCAAATGGTTGCAGCTGTTGAAATATTCCAGACAGCATTCTTGGCTCTGTGCTTGGGTCGCCTGTCAGATCTTGTGAATACTGTATTTTCTGTGTCCAGCCGTGGAAATGTTCCCACCAAAGAGCACATCTCAAGGATCATATCACGCATTCAGGAGGAGATTGAAGCTGTTCAGTTGGACGGGCATTTGACTCTTCTTGTCTTGCGTGAAATTGGCAAGGTTTTGATCCTGCTCGCACAACGTGCTGAGTACCag ATATCTACTGGTCCTGAAGCACGTCAAGTAAGTGCTCCTGCAACTGCTGCCCAACTCAAGAACTTCACATTATATCAGCATCTACAAGAAATTCATACCCGCATATCATCAATGATTACAGGACTGCCAAGTATTGCTGCAGATGTGTTGTCTCCCTCATTAGGTGCAATATATGGGGTTGCCTGTGACTCAGTGACATCCTTATTCCAAGCAATGCTTGAGCGTCTTGAGTCTTGTATCTTGCAAATTCATGACCAAAACTTTGGTGTCCATGGCATGGATGCTGCAATGGACAACAATGCATCACCTTACATGGAGGAGTTGCAGAAGTGCATTCTTCACTTCCGTAGTGAGTTCCTATCTAGGCTGTTGCCTTCTTCAACAAATGCAGCCTCTGCAGGGACAGAAACCATATGCAGTAGGCTTGTTAGGAACATGGCTTCACGGGTTCTAATATTCTTTATCAGGCATGCTTCTCTTGTTAGACCCCTTTCAGAATCAGGCAAGCTTAGGATGGCTAGGGATATGGCTGAACTGGAGTTAGCAGTGGGCCAGAATTTGTTCCCAGTAGAGCAACTTGGTGCACCATACCGGGCCCTTAGAGCATTCCGACCTCTTATTTTCTTGGAAACATCTCAACTGGTATCTTCTCCTCTTCTTCACGATTTGCCACTGAGTGTCATACTTCACCATCTTTACTCCCGAGGCCCTGAAGACTTGCAGTCACCACTGCAAAGGAACAAACTTACAAATGTGCAGTATTCATTGTGGCTAGATTCTCAAGGAGAAGATCAAATCTGGAAAGGCATCAAAGCAACTCTGGATGATTATGCTGCCAATGTTAGGGCCAGAGGAGACAAGGAGTTTAGCCCTGTATATCCTCTTATGCTTCAATTAGGATCTTCTTTGACCAAGAATGCTCCAGCATCCTGA